Part of the Salvelinus fontinalis isolate EN_2023a unplaced genomic scaffold, ASM2944872v1 scaffold_0022, whole genome shotgun sequence genome is shown below.
ggggaggtataggatgatgtgctcattgtaatggctggaggaggaggctggtgggggaggtataggatgatgagctcattgtaatggctggaggaggctggttggggaggtataggatgatgagctcattgtaatggctggaggaggctggtgggggaggtataggatgatgagctcattgtaatggctggaggaggctggtgggggaggtataggatgatgagctcattgtaatggctggaggaggaggctggtgggggaggtataggatgatgagctcattgtaatggctggaggaggctggtgggggaggtataggatgatgagctcattgtaatgtctggaggaggaggctggttggggaggtataggatgatgagctcattgtaatggctggaggaggctggtgggggaggtataggatgatgaggacattgtaatggctggaggaggctggtgggggaggtataggatgatgagctcattgtaatggctggaggaggctggtgggggaggtataggattatgagctcattgtaatggctggagcaggctggttggggaggtataggatgatgagctcattgtaatggctggaggaggaggctggttggggaggtataggatgatgagctcattgtaatgtttggaggaggctggttggggaggtataggattatgagctcattgtaatggctggaggaggctggtgggggaggtataggatgatgagctcattgtaatggctggaggaggctggttggggaggtataggatgatgagctcattgtaatgtctggaggaggaggctggtgggggaggtataggatgatgagctcattgtaatggctggaggaggaggctggtgggggaggtataggatgatgagctcattgtaatggctggaggaggctggtgggggaggtataggatgatgagctcattgtaatggctggaggaggctggtgggggaggtataggatgatgacctcattgtaatggctggaggaggctggtgggggaggtataggatgatgacctcattgtaatggctggaggaggaggctggttggggaggtataggatgatgagctcattgtaatgactggaggaggctggtgggggaggtataggatgatgagctcattgtaatggctggaggaggctggtgggggaggtataggatgatgagctcattgtaatggctggaggaggaggctggtgggggaggtataggatgattagctcattgtaatggctggaggaggctggttggggaggtataggatgatgagctcattggctggagtggaataaatGGAACTCTGGCAAATATGGGGTTTCAATATGTTATTTTTCTCCCCAAATTCGTGAAATCCAATTGGTAGtcacaatcttgtctcatcgctgcaactcaccaacgggctcgggagagtcatgcgtcctccgaaacatgacccgcctagcCGCCCACTTAACCCCGGAAGCCAGCCGTcaccaaatcaaagtttatttttcacgagcgccgaatacaacaggtgtagatcttaaaGTGAAATGATTACTTTCAAGCCCCTgagcaatttttaagtaaaaaataggtattatgtaaacaatagataagtcaagattttttttttaactgtaaaATGACAGTggaaataacagtagcgaggctttatacaggtggtacggttacagagtcaatgtgcaggggcacaggttagtcgggctaattgagctactatgtacatgtaggtatagttaaagtgactatgcatagaggataaacagagagtagcagcagcgtaaaagaggggttggcggggggaggtgccttgcggtcagaggccgagcacttgcagtaccaggcagtgatgcaaccagtcaggatgctttcggagttgcagctgtagaaccttttgaggatctcaggacccatgccaaatgttttcagtctcctgagggggaataggttttgtcgtgccctcttcacaactgtcttggtgtgtttggaccatattactttgttggtgatgtggacaccagggaacttgaagctctcaacctgctccactacagccctgtagagagattgcatcatctgtggatctgtttgagcgatatgcaaattggagtgggtctaggttttctgggataatggtgttgatgtgagccattaccagcctttcaatgcacttcatggctacggatgtgagtgcttcgggtctgtagtcatttaggcaggttgcctttgtgttcatgggcacagggactatggtggtctgcttgaaacatgttggtaatacagactcaatcagggacatgttgaaaatgtcagtgaagacacctgccagttggtcagcacatgctcggagcacacatcctggtaatccgtcttgcccagcggccttgtgaatttttacctgtttaaaggtcagCTACGGAGACAGTGAtgacacagtcatctggaacagcttgtgctctcatgcatgcctcagtgttgcttgcctcgaagcgaacatagaagtgatttagctcgtctggtaggctcgtgtcactgggcagctcgcggctatgCTTTTCTTTGTAGTCTGTTATAGTTTGCAGACGAGCGTCACAGCCTGTGTAgcacgattcaatcttagtcctgtattggcactttgcctgtttgatggttcgtcagagggcatagcgggatttctcatAAGCTTcggggttagagtcccgcaccttgaaagcggcagctctagcctttacctctgtgtgaatgttgcctgtaatcgatggcttctggttgggatatgtaatgaaacggtcactgtggagattaggttgttgatgcacttattgatgaagccgttgCCTGAAGTAATATACTCCTcattgccattggatgaatcccggaacatattttagtctgtgctagcaaaactgtTGGTTTGCGTAGCAttcgcatcatctgaccacttccgtattgagcgagtcactggcacttcctgctttagtttttgcttgtaagcaggaatcaggaggatagaattatggtcacggcgatttagttgaggtttagggtttagtgaatgatttgtcccaaaaagaatgcttttagtttttgaaatatttaggactaacttatttcttgccacccattaTGAAACTGTCTGctgctctttgttaagtgttgcagtgatttcacttgctgtggtCGCTGACGTGTATAATATtaagtcatccacatacatagacactctggcattactcaaggccagtggcaggtcattagtaaagattgaaaaagtaaggggcctagacagttGCCCTGGGGAATGCCAggttctacctggattatgttggagagtcttctattaaagaacaccctctatgcaatacaaaataatatacagtgactgtacaaaacattaggaacattttcctaatattgagttgcaccacccttctgccctcagaacagcctaaattcgtcggggcatgaaccctacaaggtgttgaaagcgttccaccgggatgctgacccatgttgactccattgcttcccacagttgtgtcaagttgtctggatgtcctttgggtggtggaccattcttgatacacacaggaaactgttgagcatgaaaaatccAGTAGCGTTGCaggtcttgacacactcaaaccggtgcgcctggcacctactaccatataccgttcaaaaggcacttaaatcaattgtctcaaggcttaaaaatccttctttaacctgtttcctcctcttcatctacactgattgaagtggatttaacaattttgcatcaataagggatcatagctttcacccgaattcacctggtcagtctatgccatggaaagagcaggtgttctttaatgttttgtacactcagagtaTATGACTTTATAAAGCCAAATAACACATGTTTCTTTTCTCTCCCAGGTGTCTCCAGAATATGCCATCAGGACGTCAGCGCTATGACCTTGAACCTGAACTCGTCCAGCTCTTCCCCTTCTGTAGAccccagtatgtacctgaacaacaGCTCCCCAGGGTTGAGGGCCTACGCCGACAACGCCATCCTGGGCCTGGGCCTTGTGCTGGACAACGACTCCATTACCAGGGACCTCACCAACCTGACCAGGTATAGGTTAGAGGGTTAGAAACCCGAATCCCAGAGTTGACTCTCTGAAGGGAATTTGCAAGGGAGTGAGCCGGAAACTGGATGGGGTTTCTGGAAATTCATTATCCTAGATACCATCTCCTGcctgttgtgcccttgagcaagggacttaacttcttctggctgcaagctagaagagtgcatcgatttcagattttccacttcctgtcaggaagtttgctgcaaaaggagttctgttttactcacagatataattcaaacggttttagaaactagagagtgttttctatccaatagaaataataatatgcatattgtacgagcaagaattgagtacgaggccgtttaaattgggcacgattttcccccaaagtgaaaacagcgccctctgtgctcaacaggttaacctctaAACTGCTCCAGGGGTGCTGCACTGTGGCTGAGCCATTCCTACAACCTCTCCGTCTGTTTGTCTAGGGGGAGGGTTGGGATTGAGGAAATACATTTCAGTTTCAGTGTTACAATGTAATCATCTTGTTCTTCTTTCGACCAGCTGGTCCAACACCTCCCTCCTTGATCCCATGGTGACCTATGACCCTCTGGGAGGTCACACCATCTGGCAGGTCATCCTGATCGTGTTCCTCACCGGGTCTCTGTCTCTGGTCACCGTCGTAGGGAACATCCTGGTGCTCATCTCCTTCAAGGTAGATTGCAGGCCTAGACTAACATTACATTGTGTTATGACTTCCTGTAATTGTTTAAGTAGGTCGATTGCAGGCCTAGACTAACGTTACATTGTGTTAGGACTTCCTGTAATTGATTAAGTAGGTAGATTGCAGGCCTAGACTAACGTTACATTGTGTTAGGACTTCCTGTAATTGATTAAGTAGGTAGATTGCAGGCCTAGACTAACGTCACAATGTATGATGACTGCCTGTAATTGATTAAGTAGGTAGATTGCAGGCCTAGACTAATGTTACATTGTGTTAGGACTTCCTGTAATTGTTTAAGTAGGTAGATTGTAGGCCTAGACTAACATTACATTGTGTTAGGACTTCCTGTAATTGTTTAAGTAGGTAGATTGTAGGCCTAGACTAACGTTACATTGTGTTAGGACTTCCTGTAATTGTTTAAGTAGGTAGATTGTAGGCCTAGACTAACGTTACATTGTGTTAGGACTTCCTGTAATTGATTAAGTAGGTAGATTGTAGGCCTAGACTAACGTTACATTGTATGATGACTTCCTGTAATTGATTAAGTAGGCTTGTCCGAGCCAGAATGGCCCACAGGGCATGAGCCTATCTCCTGTCTCTGCAGCGTGAGGTAGCTTGATGACACGTGTATCGCAGGCCGTAATTATTGCAGGGGGGGCGTACGTGCCTCAAAACTCTTACTGAATGGTCCACGTCATTGTTTTCAACAGCTTTTAACATCATACGTCTTGTTAATTTGATGTTATACAGTGGAGTGACACTTTAATAATAAaggtttctcttctctcttccaggTGAACAAGCAGCTGAAGACAGTGAATAACTACTACCTCCTCAGTCTGGCCTTTGCTGACCTCATCATCGGTATTTTAATTGTACTTTGTGTTTTCATACGTGTATAGATGATGTCATGTATCACAGCTGATATTAATAATATATTGTACTATGATTACCTACAGTGTCTCACAAATGTGTAATATGTATTAGTCAGTTACTGTAATATCAAATGTGTAATATGTATTAGTCAGTTACTGTAATATCAAATGTGTAATATGTATTAGTCAGTTACTGTAATATCAAATGTGTAATATGTATTAGTCAGTTACTGTAATATCAAATGTGTAATATGTAGTAGTCAGTTACTGTAATATCAAATGTGTAATATGTAGTAGTCAATTACTGTAATATCAAATGTGTAATATGTAGTAGTCAGTTACTGTAATATCAAATGTGTAATATGTATTAGTCAGTTACTGTAATATCAAATGTGTAATATGTAGTAGTCAGTTACTGTAATATCAAATGTGTAATATGTATTAGTCAGTTACTGTAATATCAAATGTGTAATATGTATTAGTCAGTTACTGTAATATCAAATGTGTAATATGTAGTAGTCAGTTACTGTAATATCAAATGTGTAATATGTAGTAGTCAATTACTGTAATATCAAATGTGTAATATGTAGTAGTCAGTTACTGTAATATCAAATGTGTAATATGTATTAGTCAGTTACTGTAATATCAAATGTGTAATATGTAGTAGTCAGTTACTGTAATATCAAATGTGTAATATGTAGTAGTCAGTTACTGTAATATCAAATGTGTAATATGTAGTAGTCAGTTACTGTAATATCAAATGTGTAATATGTATTAGTCAGTTACTGTAATATCAAATGTGTAATATGTAGTAGTCAGTTACTGTAATATCAAATGTGTAATATGTATTAGTCAGTTACTGTAATATCAAATGTGTAATATGTAGTAGTCAGTTACTGTAATATCAAATGTGTAATATGTATTAGTCAGTTACTGTAATATCAAATGTGTAATATGTAGTAGTCAATTACTGTAATATCAAATGTGTAATATATATATTGTCAGTTACTGTAATATCGGAGTGAAACTAAAATACAGTGTTCTAATTCTAGGAACTCTTTCCATGAACCTCTACACTACCTACATTATCATGGACCAATGGGCTTTGGGGAACTGGGCGTGCGACCTGTGGTTGGCTATCGACTACGTGGCGAGCAACGCCTCCGTCATGAACCTGCTGGTCATCAGCTTCGACCGCTACTTCTCCATAACTCGACCTCTGACTTACCGGGCCAAGAGGACCACCAAGAGAGCTCTGACTATGATCAGCATGGCCTGGTCCGTGTCCTTCGTCCTGTGGGCGCCGGCTATACTCTTCTGGCAGTATATCGTAGGGGAGCGCACTGTGCCTCCTGGAGAATGCTTTATCCAGTTTCTCTCAGAGCCTATTATCACATTCTGCACGGCCATCGCTGCCTTCTACCTGCCGGTCACCATCATGACGGTTCTCTACTGGAgaatctacagagagacagagaacaggcaGAAGGACCTGGCGGGGTTGAGGGGTTCGGGGGCAGGGAACAAGGCGGGCCAGGGGGGTagccagaaggaggaggaggagaagaaggaggaggccCAGGAAGAGGAGGCTCCCATGGTGCCCAAGACAGGAAGCTCCAGGAGCTGCAGCAGTTACGAGCTTAACCAGGCCGGTCAGAAAGGCTCTGGAGCCAAGAAGACCAGAGGACCCTTCCGCTTCTGGCCGCTGACTAGGTGGTCCAAGAAGAAGACAATCACAGTGGGAGGAGAGCCGGAACACAGCAGCTCCGGTAGCTGGAACAACAACGATGGGGGCAGGGCCTCCATGGACCAATCAGACTCTGAGGACGAGGAGGGGGCGACGGAGTCAAGCCGAGCTATCTATTCCATAGTGGTCAACCTGCCGGGGATAAACTCCGCCCCTGGCAACAACCCTAACAATGACCCCCAGCTGACATCTCCTGAGGACCAGGATGCTCCGAAGGACCCTCTCCGGCCACCAGGGGGCGATAATAAGGACAAAAAGACATCCTCTAATACCAGAAAGGAGAAAGACAAGGAAGACAACAGCTACCACCAACGCTCCTTCTCTAAAACCCCTGTCACTTCCTCGTCTTCCATCCAGACCTCCACCAGGAGCCAAACAGGGGATGTGTCCTCCACCTCCAAGTCCCCCTCCTCGGCCACCTCGGCCCCCATCTCCCTGAAGGATGCAGCCATGGCCAAGCGCTTCGCCTCCAAAGCCAAGACCCAGATCACCAAGCGTAAGAAGCAGAGTGTAGTcaaggagaagaaagagaagaaggcCGCCCAGACTCTCAGTGCCATCTTGTTGGCTTTCATCATAACCTGGACTCCCTATAACATTATGGTGTTAGTCAACACTTTCTGTACTGGCTGCATCCCTGAGGCTCTGTGGGCTCTGGGCTACTGGCTGTGTTACGTCAACAGCACCATCAACCCCATGTGTTACGCCATGTGCAACCTCACCTTCAGGAATACCTTCAAGATGATTCTGCTCTGCCGCTGGCAGGACATCAACAAACGCAACAAGCCTCAGTTCCAGCAGAGGCAGACGGTCGCTTTCCGCAAGAAGGAGCCCTTGCAGGTGTAATGTACTGGGGCCTGGGTCAGCTGTAGGACTCTGTCGGCCTCTCTGGGATTGTTTAACAGGATAGTTGGCCAGGGAGATGGACTCTACTTACAAGCCTTTCTCAACAATGAAGAGATTACGTAATAATACAAAAGAAACATAGTAACACGACAAATAAAATACACAATTATTTTGAATTAACTCTGCAtctcttccaactattgacttttttTTTCACACAACTGACAGACCAGTTTGGCgccaaaacattgacaacaaaGACATATTGATGTCgtaaaatcattaaaaaaaactgTCTTAAAAAAACACAGGACACTTCATGATGAATCCCTCATATTTAACAGCAATAGTATTCACCAACTTGGTTAATATTTagaataatgttttacagctctgtcattgtattttttattttgaaatcATTTATGTTGCATGTGAAAAGGCCACACAGATGACCAGGGATATTTCTACACGGACAGAAGGGGAGATTTGATTGGATTTATTTGGTGTTTAGGGCACCCAACCCAAAGGAATATTTGTCACATATAAAAGGGCTGTCAAATGTATGACAATATCTGTTGGTGTTTCCAAGCCTGGTTTGAACTGAACTGTTGCTATACAGTTACAGAACTTCAACAATCCTACAGAACACGGTTACAGAACACGGTTACAGAACTTCAACAATCCTACAGAACACAGTTACAGAACTTCAACAATCCTACAGAACTTCAACAATCCTACAGAACACAGTTACAGAACTTCAACAATCCTACAGAACACAGTTACAGAACTTCAACAATCCTACAGAACACAGTTACAGAACTTCAACAATCCTACAGAACTTCAACAATCCTACAGAACACAGTTACAGAACTTCAACAATCCTACAGAACTTCAACAATCCTACAGAACACGGTTACAGAACTTCAACAATCCTACAGAACTTCAACAATCCTACAGAACACAGTTACAGAACTTCAACAATCCTACAGAACTTCAACAATCCTACAGAACTTCAACAATCCTACAGAACACGGTTACAGAACTTCAACAATCCTACAGAACACAGTTACAGAACTTCAACAATCCTACAGAACTTCAACAATCCTACAGAACTTCAACAATCCTACAGAACACGGTTACAGAACTTCAACAATCCTACAGAACACAGTTACAGAACTTCAACAATCCTACAGAACTTCAACAATCCTACAGAACACAGTTACAGAACTTCAACAATCCTACAGAACACAGTTACAGAACTTCAACAATCCTACAGAACACAGTTACAGAACTTCAACAATCCTACAGAACTTCAACAATCCTACAGAACACAGTTACAGAACTTCAACAATCCTACAGAACACGGTTACAGAACATCAACAATC
Proteins encoded:
- the LOC129842183 gene encoding muscarinic acetylcholine receptor M3-like; the encoded protein is MTLNLNSSSSSPSVDPSMYLNNSSPGLRAYADNAILGLGLVLDNDSITRDLTNLTSWSNTSLLDPMVTYDPLGGHTIWQVILIVFLTGSLSLVTVVGNILVLISFKVNKQLKTVNNYYLLSLAFADLIIGTLSMNLYTTYIIMDQWALGNWACDLWLAIDYVASNASVMNLLVISFDRYFSITRPLTYRAKRTTKRALTMISMAWSVSFVLWAPAILFWQYIVGERTVPPGECFIQFLSEPIITFCTAIAAFYLPVTIMTVLYWRIYRETENRQKDLAGLRGSGAGNKAGQGGSQKEEEEKKEEAQEEEAPMVPKTGSSRSCSSYELNQAGQKGSGAKKTRGPFRFWPLTRWSKKKTITVGGEPEHSSSGSWNNNDGGRASMDQSDSEDEEGATESSRAIYSIVVNLPGINSAPGNNPNNDPQLTSPEDQDAPKDPLRPPGGDNKDKKTSSNTRKEKDKEDNSYHQRSFSKTPVTSSSSIQTSTRSQTGDVSSTSKSPSSATSAPISLKDAAMAKRFASKAKTQITKRKKQSVVKEKKEKKAAQTLSAILLAFIITWTPYNIMVLVNTFCTGCIPEALWALGYWLCYVNSTINPMCYAMCNLTFRNTFKMILLCRWQDINKRNKPQFQQRQTVAFRKKEPLQV